ATCACCCCGATTCGGTTGCGGACTTGGTTCGGCTTTTTTCCAAACAGTTGAACTTCTCCAGATGTTGGATTTAATATGCCAAGCATAATCGAAATCAGAGTCGTTTTTCCCGCCCCATTCGGACCTAAAATGGCCACGGTTTCTCCTCGATCGATCATTAAACTTACCCTGTCAACCGCTTTCAGATCACGAAACATTTTGGACACTTCTTTTATTTGAATGACCGTCTCCATGTTTTCTCCTCCTTTTACCAACATTTTACTCGAGCAAATCGTTTGCTGTTAGTAAAGGGTGTCATGGTTTTTACATGACAAATGTCATATTGGTGTTTCATTTTTTATTTAAGAAGGAAATAAACGCAATTGCAGACTTTGTCGAGAACATTTCCCAAGAAATCGACAAAAGTCCTATGACTATCCTCACAGTTAGACAAAATTTATATAAAATTCGTTCGCATCTAATAGCATAAGTCTTTCTTAAAGGATGAATAAAATTAAATCCCCATACAAATAATTTACATGTAACTCCCTTGATATAGGGGTTATGGCACTATTAACTCCTCTGCAAGGAGGAAGTCTATGGATTTTACAAAAACGATAAGGAGGGTTTTTATGGGGATTTTAAGTGGAAATCCAACTAATGAACCAATGCACTATGGCGAAGTTTTTGGAACGTGGGCGTTTCTTTTGACAACTAAAGGATTAGTTGCAGGTTACCAAACTTATCTTAACCATGCAGGTGATGAAGATTTACGGAAATTACTTGAAGAAGCTATTCAAGGTGGACAACAAGAAATTAAAGAAATTGAAACTTTACTAAAAAATAACGGAATTGGTTTACCACCATCACCTCCAGAACGCCCTAAAGCATGTTTAGAAGACATTCCTGTAGGTGCACGTTTTCAAGACCCTGAAATAGCAGCTTCATTGTCTAAAGACATTGCAGCAGGATTAGTTTCATGTAGTCAGATTATAGGTCAATCAATCCGAGAAGACATTGCAATGATGTTTGGGCAATTTCACATTCAAAAAGCAACTCTAGGTGCAAAGATTCTTCGACTTAATAAAGAAAAAGGTTGGTTAATTCCTCCACCATTACACCAAAATAAAGCTGAAGATTGTACATGACAAAGGTGCCTCTTTTTGAGGTACTTTTTGTACGATAAGCAGTTGATAGGGTGCTGACTAACTCATTCCCTTTAATTTTTTTTGCACATTCAAAGACTAAACATATTGCCCGATATGCGAAATGTGACGTGCTTGTTGTACGGTCAAACGAGGAGTAAATAATAAAAGGAATCGTCAAGATGATGGACGATTCCTTTTTAACTTATTTAAAAACCACCTGCTCCAACTCGTGAAGCACGTGGTTTTGTTCAAAAGATATGTATTTAACATCTTAATTGTATTTCGCCTTTCGAAAGCCAGAGGAAATCGCTTCGTTTTCAGAACAGAACCAAACTTCCGGTTTCGTTTGCTCGTACCAAGGGGAATCAGGGGTGTGATAAATTTTTTCTCCTTTAGAATTAATGTTTCCTTTTATATCACATCCATTGGCAGAGGTTTGTTTTTCTTCTTTCATCACTTCTGGGTGAAACCCATCGTTTTGTGCATAGCCTTCTACTTCCCATACGCCGATTTTTTGTTTACGACTTTCCTGTTCAATCGCTCGAAATTCGTCTACGTATCTCGTATTCGGTTCGTATACGTACGCAACCCTTGCCAATCCTTGTTTTAAAAGTTCTTTCTGAACCATTTTCCCATCCGCATAGACATAAGCAAGAAGCCGATCATATTTATCCCGCTTCGGTCCTTGGTCAAACTCTAATTCTATTTTTTTGGCGTTTTCAACCAGTTGTTTTGTTAATTGCTTGGCTTCCTGGCCATATGGCTGTTCACCTTTCGTAGGATGTGACGTCTCTGGCGTATCAATAAGTAAAAAACGCACATTCTCAGCTTTACCGTTGTAAATCACTCTAATAGTATCGCCGTCATGGACCTGCTCCAATTGGACGACAACGCGTTCTTGTTCCCCAACATTTGAGCAAGCGGTGATGACAGCCACGAAAACAAGCATGACAAATACGAGGTATTTGTGGATTTGCTTCATCATACTATTCACTCCTTCGTTCTTTTCCGCCCCCATTATATTCACATTAGCAAAATTGTAAAGGCTTTCCTCTTTTAATAAAAGGAAATTGATACAGCTAGCTCGAATATGGAAAGTAAAAGATTGATAGGACCGCTTTTTTAATTTACTAGATTTTTAAGCAGAATGGGAGTGTCGAAGAAGTGATTTTTTATCCCACTTTTTGATAATGGGGTGTTTTTAAACAAGGAGCTGGTTTAATTTTATTAAATAGGCGGACTTTTGAGTGGATTATGTCACTTAACTTGCTGAAAATCGTGGGTTACTTGCCAAACCTACAATGTTACTTGCCGGATTCGTAAATTTACATGCCACCTTTACCGCTTTACTTGCCTTTAAGGAGGAACAAATGATGAATATTCAAAAACTAGACGAACGACATTTCCTTGATGTGTTGAAAATGTCAGAGTACGCCTTTCAATACCAAGTGCCTGCAGAACAAAAAGAGGAACGAATGCAACGGTTTCACCAGCATCACTTGTTAGGAATTTTGGACGAAGAGTTCCTTGCTGCAAAACTGCATATCATCCCTTTTGACGTGTATCTTGGAAAAGAAAAAATCCCAATGGGCGGCATCGCAGGGGTCGGCACCTATCCGGAGTACCGCCGAAGAGGGTATGTCCGAAAGATGCTACAAGAATCGTTAACATTTTTAAAAGAAAATGGATATTTGATCTCCATGCTTCATCCGTTTCACGTCGCTTTTTACCGAAAATTCGGATGGGAATTGTTTGCCAATCAGTTAAAAAGTACGCTTACAAAGTCTGACTTAATCCCTCAAGGTGAAGTCGAAGGAACAATCAAACGATTTCAAAAAGAGAAGCACCACACAGACATTGAACGTGTGTATGAACAGTACGCTCAAAATTTTAGCGGCATGCTCGTTCGTACCCGTGAATGGTGGCTACAATCAGTATACAGTGACCTTTTTGCTGCCGTTTATTATGATCCAAACGGAGATCCAAATGGATATCTTTTATACGAAGTCAACAATAAAAAAATGAAAGTCGAAGAATTTGTCGCTTTAACGAAAGAGGCCCGAAAAGCGTTGTGGAATTTTATTTGTCAGCACGATTCGATGATTGAAGAGCTCACGATGATCACATGGGAACAGGAACCATTGTTCTTTTCCCTCGACGAACCACGAATCAAACAAGAAATGATCCCATATTTTATGGTGCGCATTGTCGATGTGGAGTCCTTTTTATATCAATATCCATTTCAATGGGGCGACGTGAAAGAAGAGGTCGTTCTTCATGTCACTGACACGTTCGCCCCATGGAATGATCAATCCTATGTCTTAACGAAGGAGCAAATTACCCCGATTCCAAAAGACGAAGTGCAAGGTCAAGGTGTTCATTTAACCATTAATAACCTTTCCACTCTGTTATTCGGTTACAAACGACCACACGAACTTGACCAACTAGGACTTTTAACTGGAAGCGAAGAGGACATCGAACGGTTGAACAACATCATCCCACCGATCAAGCCGTTTTTCTATGATTTCTTTTAATAAAAGAGAGGCTGGCTCAAAGTCAGCCTCTTTCTTATATTCAATGGAATATAGTGGCGTTTTTAACTTTTTCCCTCTATAGAAAATAGAATAAGAGTTTTGTACACTATTTCAGAATAAGGATATCTTCACATTTTCATTCAGTTTAAAGGTGGATGGTAACGTGCAACCAAATATTCCTTCACCCAAACCACCTATCGAGCTAGAAACGAGAAAATGGTACCTTCCCGTTCTCACGAAATTTTTTCTTGGTCATTGTGCGGCCTTTACGTGGATGGTCTTTTCTATCTATCTCTCTATCCCTTGGGTAAAAGAATTAGCAGACATCGTTTCATTTCCGATGGCAGTAATCATAATAACCGGTATTGCCTATATCCCCGGTTATTTAAATGCCTTTCTTGTTTCAAGTCTCCTTCTTGATCGACAACCAAAATTAAAAATCGAATATCCAACAGACCCTGTAACGATATTAATCGCTGTTTATAATGAGGAAAAAACGATTGCGAAGACGTTAAGATACATTAAAAATCAAGACTATTCTGGAACGATTGAAACGATTGTCATCAACAACGGTTCGAATGATAATACTGTTTCAGAAATCCAAAACGCTAGTCAGGAATTAAGGATGAACGTGCGTATTTTCCATGAATATAAAAAAGGAAAATTTCATGCACTAAATCACGGGCTCGCACATGTAATGACTCCTTATGTCATTACACTAGATGCCGATACGCTCCTTCATCCTTCCGCTGTGCGCTATTTAGTAGCTCGAATGAAAAGTAGCCCACGGGAAGTGTGTGCGGTAGCCGGATCGGTTCTAGTGAGAAATAGTCGTGAAAACGTTTGGACGAAAATCCAAGAGTGGGATTATTTTTTAGGGATTGCGTCGATTAAAAGATTACAAGGATTGTATCAAGGAACATTAGTCGCACAAGGGGCATTTAGTCTTTATAAAACCGAGTGTGTAAAAGAGGTTGACGGTTGGCCGAATGCGATTGGCGAAGATATTGTGTTAACGTGGCGCTTTTTGAAAAAAAGGTGGAAAGTGTATTTTGAACCGCTAGCGGTGGCTTTTACAGAAGTGCCAACTACTTTTTCCCATTTTATAAAGCAGCGGTCACGTTGGGCACGAGGAATGATCGAAGGATTAAAAGAGATTAAACCGTGGCAACAACCAATGCTGTATACCAAATATTTAACCGGCATCAATTTCATCATGCCTTTTTTAGACGTTTCCTATACGTTGTTTTGGATCCCTGGACTTCTGCTCGCCTTTTTCGGATATTATTGGATTGTCGGTCCAATGACTTTATTCGTTCTTCCCTTAACGTTAATCAGCTATGGAATCCTTTATGTTTACCAAAGAGATCAAGTATTTAAACCATTACATTTACGTGTGCGTAAAAATAAAATGGGATTTCTTTTGTATGTCCTTATTTATCAAATGATCATGTCTCCAGTATCTGTTTGGGGGTACGTGCAAGAATTTTTTCAATTGAAACGTGTTTGGAAATAACCTTAATTGGGGGACTTCACGCTAAAGTCCCCCGTTTATTAATTTGTGGTATAAACCGTTTTAAATCGTTCACACACTACTAACATATCAGGAGAAAATTCTTTATTATATTCCTTTAAGATTTCAGTAAAAAACTTTTCGTGTGCATCCCACCAAGTTTTATCATCGCCTTCTCCTTCTGCTAATACAAATTCTTCAGACACTTCATTCATTGGCAGCACCTCAACAGATTCAGTACGAATGACTGCTACTGGTTCGTCTTTTGAATTTAAGACGATACTGTATTCTCCTACTTGAGGTAAGGCTTCATTTTCTAATTCATAAAATATATATCCCGAAGTGGTAGCTGTCTTTTTCCCTTCTACAACTAACTGTGCTTCTATTGGGGATTAGTGATT
The Bacillus sp. (in: firmicutes) genome window above contains:
- a CDS encoding GNAT family N-acetyltransferase — translated: MNIQKLDERHFLDVLKMSEYAFQYQVPAEQKEERMQRFHQHHLLGILDEEFLAAKLHIIPFDVYLGKEKIPMGGIAGVGTYPEYRRRGYVRKMLQESLTFLKENGYLISMLHPFHVAFYRKFGWELFANQLKSTLTKSDLIPQGEVEGTIKRFQKEKHHTDIERVYEQYAQNFSGMLVRTREWWLQSVYSDLFAAVYYDPNGDPNGYLLYEVNNKKMKVEEFVALTKEARKALWNFICQHDSMIEELTMITWEQEPLFFSLDEPRIKQEMIPYFMVRIVDVESFLYQYPFQWGDVKEEVVLHVTDTFAPWNDQSYVLTKEQITPIPKDEVQGQGVHLTINNLSTLLFGYKRPHELDQLGLLTGSEEDIERLNNIIPPIKPFFYDFF
- a CDS encoding ASCH domain-containing protein; this encodes MEAQLVVEGKKTATTSGYIFYELENEALPQVGEYSIVLNSKDEPVAVIRTESVEVLPMNEVSEEFVLAEGEGDDKTWWDAHEKFFTEILKEYNKEFSPDMLVVCERFKTVYTTN
- a CDS encoding glycosyltransferase family 2 protein; this translates as MVFSIYLSIPWVKELADIVSFPMAVIIITGIAYIPGYLNAFLVSSLLLDRQPKLKIEYPTDPVTILIAVYNEEKTIAKTLRYIKNQDYSGTIETIVINNGSNDNTVSEIQNASQELRMNVRIFHEYKKGKFHALNHGLAHVMTPYVITLDADTLLHPSAVRYLVARMKSSPREVCAVAGSVLVRNSRENVWTKIQEWDYFLGIASIKRLQGLYQGTLVAQGAFSLYKTECVKEVDGWPNAIGEDIVLTWRFLKKRWKVYFEPLAVAFTEVPTTFSHFIKQRSRWARGMIEGLKEIKPWQQPMLYTKYLTGINFIMPFLDVSYTLFWIPGLLLAFFGYYWIVGPMTLFVLPLTLISYGILYVYQRDQVFKPLHLRVRKNKMGFLLYVLIYQMIMSPVSVWGYVQEFFQLKRVWK
- a CDS encoding DUF3231 family protein, with the translated sequence MGILSGNPTNEPMHYGEVFGTWAFLLTTKGLVAGYQTYLNHAGDEDLRKLLEEAIQGGQQEIKEIETLLKNNGIGLPPSPPERPKACLEDIPVGARFQDPEIAASLSKDIAAGLVSCSQIIGQSIREDIAMMFGQFHIQKATLGAKILRLNKEKGWLIPPPLHQNKAEDCT
- a CDS encoding thermonuclease family protein, which gives rise to MKQIHKYLVFVMLVFVAVITACSNVGEQERVVVQLEQVHDGDTIRVIYNGKAENVRFLLIDTPETSHPTKGEQPYGQEAKQLTKQLVENAKKIELEFDQGPKRDKYDRLLAYVYADGKMVQKELLKQGLARVAYVYEPNTRYVDEFRAIEQESRKQKIGVWEVEGYAQNDGFHPEVMKEEKQTSANGCDIKGNINSKGEKIYHTPDSPWYEQTKPEVWFCSENEAISSGFRKAKYN